One Paenibacillus sp. FSL H7-0737 DNA segment encodes these proteins:
- a CDS encoding efflux RND transporter periplasmic adaptor subunit, with product MKRRIKWIVLVLIIIAAGYFVYNKMYKPEAQLEPVEPPQAITFEVTQETITNSVQVKGNSHYEQETLVYAPYASKVTKWKVENGGQVKKGDLLFTLDQEALKNEIATQEATIRKAQLEAELNEFVSQQDQENAALGATEAERIKALTAQESARIGDELNQVNAEIQARELKEKKAKLNTALYHAPATGVFLFDSASEIPQTVTDNQYIGKIVDMNKLEFIALVGEQDVFRIKTGMKVDVKMTALKDLKLSGEVTKVSKFAKTASGQNTTATSVPQFEVVISLQPNERLIGGLSLSGEIETVRKENAIVVSSIAVMHEGDLSYVMVDKGNGEYERRDIKVGMETADKTEAVSGLKVGDVVVLQ from the coding sequence ATGAAGAGGAGAATCAAGTGGATTGTATTGGTATTGATTATTATTGCAGCGGGTTATTTTGTATACAACAAGATGTATAAACCTGAGGCACAGCTAGAACCTGTTGAACCACCACAGGCGATAACTTTTGAAGTGACACAGGAAACCATCACCAACTCTGTTCAGGTCAAAGGGAATTCACATTATGAGCAGGAAACGCTTGTATATGCACCATATGCTTCAAAGGTAACCAAGTGGAAGGTTGAGAATGGTGGGCAAGTTAAGAAGGGGGATTTGCTGTTTACCCTCGATCAGGAAGCCTTAAAGAATGAAATTGCTACACAAGAGGCAACCATTCGAAAGGCACAGCTAGAAGCGGAATTAAATGAATTTGTTAGTCAGCAGGACCAGGAGAACGCAGCCCTTGGTGCAACAGAAGCCGAACGTATAAAAGCACTTACAGCCCAAGAATCAGCAAGAATAGGGGATGAGCTTAACCAAGTAAATGCTGAAATACAGGCTCGTGAATTAAAAGAAAAGAAGGCTAAGCTAAATACAGCCCTCTACCATGCTCCTGCAACAGGTGTTTTTCTATTTGACAGTGCGAGTGAAATTCCGCAAACGGTAACAGATAATCAATACATCGGCAAAATTGTAGATATGAACAAGCTTGAATTCATAGCTCTTGTAGGTGAACAAGATGTCTTCCGTATTAAGACGGGAATGAAGGTCGATGTTAAAATGACAGCTTTAAAAGATTTAAAGCTGTCTGGAGAAGTGACTAAGGTATCTAAATTTGCTAAGACTGCTTCGGGTCAAAATACTACTGCTACTTCGGTTCCACAATTTGAAGTGGTAATCTCACTGCAACCTAACGAGCGCTTAATTGGTGGACTAAGCTTGAGCGGAGAAATCGAGACGGTTCGCAAGGAAAATGCCATCGTTGTATCCAGCATCGCAGTAATGCATGAAGGAGATCTCTCCTACGTGATGGTGGATAAAGGCAATGGGGAATATGAACGAAGAGATATCAAAGTGGGCATGGAGACGGCAGACAAAACAGAGGCCGTCTCAGGGTTAAAGGTTGGAGATGTTGTTGTGCTTCAATAG